The Triticum aestivum cultivar Chinese Spring chromosome 6D, IWGSC CS RefSeq v2.1, whole genome shotgun sequence genomic sequence tttggctgcgatgtctgtttggtattaggcccagactatctgtgCCCCTTCATCagttggataggtgtagcgacagttgttgcttagacggtgactttagtcttgctgttgtatggctTTATAAAGTCTTGTgataataattaataaagtgaccgtatgcatcacccagatgcagaggccgggggccatCCTTCTTTTTTTTTAAACAGAGTGTTGAAAATCAACTGCATGGTAAAGATGGCAGCCAACTAATAACATAACATCACCATGCAATCACATTCACCTAAGTCCATTTGAAGTATCAAAATACGTTGTGATCACGAATACACGGTTTATTTTTTCCTGTACTAACACCCAAAGCCTCGGCACAAACAAGGGTCACTCTCATATGCAGATGAAAACGTACACCACATGCACATAAATTTAAATTATGCCATCCGTCCACCGCACGATACTTCACCGTATCATGTCCATATCCCCTATATTATTTAAATACATGCATCCAGCTATAAGACACACATTTCCATCAGCAGAACCAAAGAAGAGCACACACTGCACACTAGTCGTTGCAAGCAGTTCATCAAACATACAATGGCCATTTCAAAAGCTCTGATGCTTGGCATCCTCGGATGCCTTTGCTTATGCAGTTTGGTCCTAGCAGCTCGCGAGCTAAGCGATGACTTGTCGATGGCGGCAAGGCACGAGAGTTGGATGGTGCAATACAGCCGTGTGTATAAGGATGCCACCGAGAAGGCGCAGCGATTTGAGGTTTTCAAGGACAATGTCGGGTTCATCGAGTCATTTAACACCGAGAACTGCAAGTTCTATTTGGGCATCAATCAGTTCGCCGACCTCACCAACGAGGAGTTCAAGGCAACAAAGGCTAACAAGGGGTACAAACCGAGCTTGCAGAGGGTTCCTACCGGATTCAAGTATGAGAATGTTAGTTTTGATGCACTTCCGGCAACCGTAGACTGGAGGACCAAAGGTGCAGTCACTCCCGTCAAGGATCAAGGGGATTGTGGTAAGTATATTTAGGATAATAATGTACTATTGCATATATATTTCAATTCTTTTAGAATGGCATCTTATAGTATCTACCAAAACATAAAATTTTGTAGGTTGTTGTTGGGCATTTTCTGCTGTCGCTGCCACAGAGGGCGTCATTAAGCTCAAAACTGGCAAGCTTATCTCACTGTCGGAGCAAGAGTTGGTGGATTGTGATGTCCATGGTGAAGACCAAGGTTGCGAAGGTGGGCTCATGGATGATGCCTTTAAGTTCATAATCAAGAACGGAGGTCTCACTACCGAGTCCAACTACCCATATACCGCGGCAGATGACAAGTGCAAGAGTGGAACCAACGATGCCGCATCCATAAAAAGCTATGAGGATGTTCCAACCAACAATGAGGGAGCCCTCATGCAAGCCGTCGCAAGCCAACCTGTCTCAGTAGCTGTAGATGGAGGAGATATGACGTTCCAATTTTACAAAGGTGGAGTAATGACAGGCTCATGTGGCACTGACCTAGATCATGGTATTGCAGCTATTGGTTATGGCAAGACCAGTGATGGTACAAAGTATTGGTTGTTGAAGAATTCATGGGGAACAACATGGGGCGAGAACGGATATTTAAGAATGGAGAAGGatattcccgataagagaggcatGTGTGGCCTTGCGATGGAGCCTTCTTACCCCACTGCATAGGAAGAACATCTCGTGCCACATATCTTTGTATGCACACAAAGATTAAATAATTGGGTGCATCTACTTTTATTAAGTATAGTTTGTAACATGTATATGAATTATCTACAAACGTATCTATTGCACGGTACTTTATATTTCATGAACGTAATGTAAATTATGCACATATATAAAGGTTGATGAAAAATTTGTGTTTGTTATCCTTGGGAGATTTCACAGTTGTAGAGTTGTAGCAGTTTATAAGCGAATTGCACTGTCTCTTGTGCCTTCATGCATGTACAATGCACTCTTTGAGTACTTCTTGTTTTTTATGACAATCTTGGAACCAGATAAACAATGTGGAAAATGGCAGAGTTGATGTTAAAATAAACTTTGAAGCCTGAAGGAGGAAATTAATGGATGTGAATCTGTAAATATTGATGAACATAACTAGGAAGGGACCTTATCTCCCCAATCTTGTTGCCATACTCCTTCAACACTTAACATCGACCTCTCTCCCAGCCTCAATGTCAGCCGCCTTGATCTACAAGATTACGACCACTTTAGACCGCATGGGGAGTGTCGTGAAATGAGGACACAAGATGCCAATCCGAGAGAAGGCTCCATGGCTTCATTCCCAGCCCGAGGAGTGCCATAGGCTAATGACACACCATGGTGGGCACTTCGGGGTCACCAAAGCTTGTAACAGGCTTCACAAACTTGGCCGAGACATCAATATTGGGCTTAACATGTGTTTCCCTCGACCACTAACATGTGTAGACGTACATGAGTATTTGTCTTGCATCTGATCTTTTGGATTTTGGATTTGCCCTCACATGACTGATCTCTTGGATCTATTCAGTTTTTGTGGTTGTGTAAAGTGCTTTTGTTGGTGTGGTTTCATGGAGTTGGAATCTTTCATCAACACTATGATTTATAtctttttttgactataaacagtagggtaaacccccactgcaacttttattaataaaaataaagagcCAGGGAACCAAAGTCTGCAAGAATCTAATAGGCTTGAGGTAAGCccagaaaagaaagaagaagaagaaaaagaagaaagaaagaaaggaagaagaagaagaagaagaagaagaagaagaaaagaaagaagaaaaagagagaagaagaaaagaaaagagactAAACTAGACTAGGCTAAAAAACAAAAGGGTTACAATTGGTTATCCAGCCAAACTATGAATGAAGCTTCatgttttttcttgattttgtACTTCAGCCACTTGAGCTCTTCAAAGTAGATAGCTTTCCATCCTTGGAAGGAGGGTTGAATGTGCTCAAAAATCTTGTTGTTGCGTGAGATCCAGATAGCCCATGAGCCcaaaataatgatatccatgaagaAAGGTAcctgcaacttttctttgagatCTTGAAAGGCTTCGAGCACTGATAAGTTGGGTGTTCTAGTTGGGCAGATGAAGTTCCAGCATTGCTTAGCAAAAGGGCAGCCCCAGAATAAATGAAAGAGAGTTTCCTCCTGTTGGCAATTGAGGGTAGCACAATTATAATCTTCCAAAACAAAGGTCTTTCTCCTGAGTAAATTCCTTGTGTTCAATCTGTCATGAAGTAGCATCCAGAAGAAGACTTTGTGTTTGGGCTGGCAAGAACTTTTCCAAAGCCAGATGAAATGTTGAGGCACATTATGATGAAGATCTTGGGTAATGGTCTACACTTATTGTatatcatgttggaaatatgccctagaggcaataataaattggttattattatatttccttgtccatgataatcgtttattatccatgctagaattgtattgataggaaactcagatacatgtgtggatacatagacaacaccatgtccctagtaagcctctagttgactagctcgttgatcaatagatggttacggtttcctgaccatggacattggatgtcgttgataacgggatcacatcattaggagaatgatgtgatggacaagacccaatcctaagcctagcacaagatcgtgtagttcgtttgctaagagattttctaatgtcaagtatcatttccttagaccatgagattgtgcaactcccggataccgtaggaatgctttgggtgtaccaaacatcacaacgtaactgggtagctataaaggtgcactacaggcatctccgaaagtgtctgttgggttggcacgaatcgagaccgggatttgtcactccgtgtaaacagagaggtatctctgggcccactcggtaggacatcatcattatgtgcacaatgtgaccaaggagttgatcacgggatgatgtgttacggaacgagtaaagagacttgccggtaacgagattgaacaaggtatcgggataccgatgatcgaatctcgggcaagtaacataccgattgacaaagggaattgtatacgggatagattgaatccccgacatcgtggttcatccaatgagatcatcgtggaacatgtgggagccaacatgggtatctagatcccgttgttggttattgaccggagaacgtctcggtcatgtctgcatggttcccgaacccgtagggtctacacacttaaggttcgatgacactagggttatagggaatagatatacgtggttaccgaatgttgttcggagtcccggatgagatcctagacgtcacgaggagttccggaatggtccggaggtaaagatttatatatgggaagtcctgttttggtcaccggaaaagtttcgggtgctatcggtaacgtaccgggaccaccgggagggtcccgggggtccaccaggtggggccaccggccccagagggctgcgtgggccaagtgtgggaagggaccagcccctaggtgggctggtgcgcctcccacaagggggcccagggcgcaggaaggggggaaggcggaaaccctaggctcagatgggcctaaggcccacctagtggtgcgccccccctctcttccccccttggcaaccccaagtcccatctagggctggccgcaccccttggggggaaccctagatgggggcgcagcccctaccctcccctataaatagtgggggttttggggctgccatacacatgagaacatctctctcttggcgcagccctacccctctccctcttcgtctcttgcggtgcttggcgaagccctgcaggagtgccacgctcctccatcaccaccatgccgttgtgctgctgctggacggagtcttccccaacctctccctctctccttgctggatcaaggcatgggagacgtcaccgggctgcacgtgtgttgaacgcggaggcaccgttcttcggtgcttagatcggaatcaaccgcgatctgaatcgctacgagtacgactccttcatccgtgttcttgcaacgcttccgcatcgcgatctacaagggtatgtagatgcactccccttcccctcgttgctagattactccatagattgatcttggtgatgcgtagaaaatcttgaatttccgctacgttctCCAACATATCATCCCTGGCCCCAGTCGATTCGTCACTCACCACTTGCCATCTTTTTCTGGATGCATGACTCGATGACCTGTGAAGTCTTAGGAGTTACTTTGTATAGTTCCTTGGATCTACAAGTATTTGATCTTGTAATGATATGGAGCCCAAGGAATGATTTGGTGCACAGCAACCATCTCCCGCCAATAAAGGTCCCTCGCATGTTCTTGCGCAGTTACTTGAAATCCATATTTCATGTGAGGTCGCATGGTAGACTCTTAAGGGAAAGTTAATGATGGTACCATGTCACCCCGCTCAGCCCTGGGCCTTCGTCCGTTATCCTCCATTGCCTAAGCCTCTAGACGGTTGAGCAGCACCCACAGTCGATGGATCTTTCATGGAGCCCGGCGACACAAGGTCATGTATGATACTCTGGGCTTATAATGGAGTGGTCATAGTTTCATCGTACAAATATCTATTCAACTATGATGTCCCCTTCAAAGCATAAATTAGTGCAATAGGGTTGCTACTGTTGGAGACAACGCTTGCTCGTGCCCAAATTTTTGTACTCCACCAACTTTTGGTGACCTCAAATAgggcttctgttggagatgctctcggaagcgagttcacatagTCGTATGATCTTTCTCCCCACCTCCGCTCTCTTCCCCTCTCATGTGCAGCGCATGTCTTGTTCGTGTCAGCGCTCGCAACAGATGTTGAACATTGTAGCAACTGGGTGGCCGGTTGCATCACCGCAACGCATGGCTGGTGGCAACTCACAACTTGTGCTTGCATCACTGCCCGCCACACATTACCATCAACTTGTCGCATCGCCCTACCGGCCAGTTCCCTTTGATGTGCGTTTCCATACGCAGCATCACCACCGGCCAGTTCCAGCACCGCTAGCGAGATGCGTCCATGCTCGGAGTGTTGCCACCTTGCTCCTCACAGCACCACCTAGTTGGGGCTCATAGCCACCGTCGCGGCCTTACAACCGCTTGCAAGTCGGGTTGATATGGCGGAGGAGTGGGTACGAATTGCAAAGTGCGGGGCTTGATTACCGATGCGCTACTTGCATACATCGACGCGCGGGCTTGTAATAGGGCCCTCCACCTCGCTTCACAGCATCTACCTGGTGTCTCACATCAACCGTTAGTCCCCCTCCCCCCAGTGCAGCACGGTCGACCTGCCGCCTTGCAGTGGTAGGAGCCGCGCTCGTGCATACTACCATCCGGAGGAGCCGACAGACCTCGTCGGAACAGTGGATGCGGCGgcgtaggggcttgccggtttagTGCGTGGGGTGACGTCATCATCGGGGATGCCGCATGAGAGAGACGATGGAGCAATTGGGAGAGATAGAAGATGAAAGGATAATGCAGGGCGCCCTCCGTGTGGGGCTCACATGCTATTGTCGCATGCCCACGGTGGGAGGATGCACCGTGTGACGGACCGATCGAATCGAGTGGATCCGTCAACCTAATAGGAATATTCACATATCAAATTGGTAGATCTATGGTGGGTGTACTGCTGGCTACACTCTACACTATAATGTGTGTAACAGCTTGTGCTAACTGATTGCAAGTTGCAACCTGCCTGTTATTTTCAGGACTAAAACTACGTTGATTTCCCGCGAAGAAAAAGCTGCCATCATGattgaaaaatatttttttgcgggaaacttTGAGCTTTATTCAAACGGCATCGGCGCCAACACGATGGTCACGACCATCAAACAGTTGGTAACCTCAAGTGTGTTTGCATGTTTCCCACACAAGTGGGCTGGCAGGTTGAAAAATAAGACATGAAGCCATGACGAGCTACACGTATTCACGTGCCTCCACTATGTACTTGTGCAAACTCGGACTCGTCGGTCGGTTGCTCGCCTGCGCGCTCGTAATTAAGGTGCGTGAGCGACAGAACCGTGTCCGAATTCGAAATCGACTTGGCAACGGCGTTCACGTATCCATATGGTTATGGACTCGCGCGCAAATCGACCGATCGATCGTCATTGGGCTGCTACCAAGTCCTCGTGCTCAGCTTCTGGGCCGGTGCCCACGCGCAGGTCTCGATTTCGCCGGCGAGCGGAGACACCGCCGTCGGCCGAGGAGATCGATCGATCAATGTCGAGCGTGCGC encodes the following:
- the LOC123142019 gene encoding senescence-specific cysteine protease SAG39-like, encoding MAISKALMLGILGCLCLCSLVLAARELSDDLSMAARHESWMVQYSRVYKDATEKAQRFEVFKDNVGFIESFNTENCKFYLGINQFADLTNEEFKATKANKGYKPSLQRVPTGFKYENVSFDALPATVDWRTKGAVTPVKDQGDCGCCWAFSAVAATEGVIKLKTGKLISLSEQELVDCDVHGEDQGCEGGLMDDAFKFIIKNGGLTTESNYPYTAADDKCKSGTNDAASIKSYEDVPTNNEGALMQAVASQPVSVAVDGGDMTFQFYKGGVMTGSCGTDLDHGIAAIGYGKTSDGTKYWLLKNSWGTTWGENGYLRMEKDIPDKRGMCGLAMEPSYPTA